The following proteins are encoded in a genomic region of Candidatus Poribacteria bacterium:
- a CDS encoding 6-pyruvoyl tetrahydropterin synthase — protein sequence MYYLTRQTAFEASHYNRILGLSDAENFKLFGAAANPNSHGHNYVLEVMVKGCVDVDDGMVINLVTLDAVLKTEVLANYDHKHLNRQHPVFAKNPHLQPTCENITIEIWQRLVSSLPDGMLHRVRLYESATDFADYYGEGPMVYLTKVYEFSAAHRLHSHALSDEENRDIFGKCNNPAGHGHNYVLEVTVKGGVDTKTGLVAGLNLLDEVVQKQVYARFDYKHLNLDTPEFETLNPTSENFVKVLWEVLEPNLRPVVLHRLRLRETPKNHFDYYGE from the coding sequence ATGTACTACTTAACTCGGCAGACGGCGTTTGAAGCATCACATTATAATCGTATCCTTGGATTAAGCGATGCGGAGAACTTTAAGTTGTTTGGTGCTGCTGCAAACCCAAATAGCCACGGGCATAATTATGTGCTTGAGGTGATGGTGAAAGGCTGTGTGGATGTAGATGACGGTATGGTCATCAATTTGGTCACCTTGGACGCTGTGTTGAAGACCGAGGTGCTTGCCAATTACGATCACAAACATCTAAACCGTCAACATCCTGTTTTCGCGAAGAACCCGCATCTACAACCGACATGTGAGAACATCACTATAGAGATTTGGCAACGGCTTGTCTCCTCTTTACCGGACGGAATGTTGCACAGGGTGCGTCTCTACGAAAGTGCGACGGATTTTGCAGACTATTATGGGGAAGGACCTATGGTTTATCTTACGAAAGTCTACGAATTTAGCGCAGCCCACCGTTTGCACAGCCACGCGCTCAGTGATGAAGAGAACCGGGATATTTTCGGAAAGTGCAATAATCCGGCTGGGCATGGGCATAACTATGTTCTTGAAGTTACCGTCAAAGGCGGCGTAGATACGAAAACCGGATTGGTTGCGGGTTTAAATCTTCTTGACGAAGTCGTTCAGAAACAGGTTTATGCGCGTTTCGACTACAAACATCTAAATCTCGATACGCCCGAGTTTGAGACGCTCAACCCGACCTCGGAGAACTTTGTCAAAGTGCTTTGGGAGGTGTTAGAACCGAATTTGCGCCCAGTGGTTCTACACCGTCTTCGCTTGCGGGAGACACCCAAAAACCATTTCGACTACTACGGCGAGTAA
- a CDS encoding sulfurtransferase, producing the protein MADYANPDVLVSTEWVAAHGDGAGIRLLEVDVDTSAYAEGHITGAVGLNWETQLCDQVRRDILTKEQFETLCNDSGIANDTTVIFYGDNNNWFATYALWQFRYYGHDESLLKVMNGGRQKWIDEGRELDTDVPDHASTEYQAKFPDDNVRATAGTVRDTLGQGSVNLVDVRSPAEFTGEVIAPPGMSETAQRGGHIPGAANIPWATAVAEDGTFKSHDELQAIYGGAGVDESKETIAYCRIGERSSHTWFVLKYLLGYEKVRNYDGSWTEWGNLVGAPIARD; encoded by the coding sequence ATGGCTGATTACGCAAATCCTGATGTTTTGGTAAGTACGGAATGGGTCGCTGCGCACGGTGATGGTGCTGGCATCCGACTCCTTGAGGTTGATGTTGATACCTCAGCTTATGCTGAAGGACATATCACTGGGGCAGTGGGACTCAATTGGGAAACACAATTGTGCGATCAAGTGCGACGCGATATCCTCACAAAAGAACAGTTCGAGACACTCTGCAACGACAGCGGCATCGCCAACGATACGACTGTTATTTTTTATGGAGATAACAATAACTGGTTCGCAACCTATGCTTTGTGGCAATTCCGCTATTACGGACACGATGAAAGTTTGTTGAAAGTGATGAACGGCGGTCGTCAAAAGTGGATTGATGAAGGCAGAGAGCTTGACACTGACGTTCCGGATCACGCGAGTACAGAATATCAGGCGAAGTTTCCCGATGATAACGTTCGTGCTACAGCGGGGACGGTTCGCGATACATTGGGGCAAGGGAGTGTTAACCTTGTTGATGTCCGTTCGCCTGCTGAATTCACGGGCGAAGTTATCGCACCTCCCGGTATGAGCGAGACAGCGCAACGCGGTGGACACATCCCCGGCGCAGCGAATATCCCATGGGCAACAGCAGTTGCTGAAGACGGCACCTTTAAGTCGCACGACGAACTGCAAGCCATCTATGGCGGTGCCGGTGTTGATGAGAGTAAGGAAACAATCGCTTATTGCCGTATTGGTGAACGCTCCTCGCATACTTGGTTTGTGCTGAAATATCTACTCGGTTATGAGAAGGTCCGCAATTACGATGGCAGTTGGACGGAATGGGGCAATCTTGTCGGAGCACCCATTGCACGCGACTAA
- a CDS encoding DUF4159 domain-containing protein produces MVDAVQITDAAFFESPIIFMEPVPKSSVQLQNGLLGGNIWNAKGDRPSFGYTDREAQRIREYIINRGGFIYMPTHGNTEAAMQPALRVLRQILPEYHLTTIPQDHEIYNSFYGLSGPLRFPVRKIGSTILHHGPYRQLQGVFVDDRLAVLVDTEAMIHVMDGAVQKPFFGHYQDRNKILDEFAPAAARQLINVVVYAVTHGSISDYSNYIPASALADGEIESAPKKAPNAASQL; encoded by the coding sequence ATGGTTGACGCAGTCCAAATTACGGATGCAGCATTTTTTGAGTCACCAATTATCTTCATGGAGCCAGTTCCCAAATCCTCAGTGCAACTCCAGAACGGACTGTTAGGTGGAAATATCTGGAATGCGAAAGGGGATCGCCCATCTTTCGGTTATACCGATCGGGAGGCGCAGCGAATCCGCGAGTATATCATCAATCGGGGCGGGTTCATCTATATGCCAACACACGGAAACACGGAAGCGGCAATGCAACCTGCGCTGCGAGTCTTGCGGCAAATTCTTCCGGAATACCACCTCACGACTATCCCTCAAGATCATGAGATTTACAACAGTTTCTATGGATTGAGCGGACCCCTCCGTTTCCCTGTCCGGAAAATTGGCTCTACCATTCTCCATCACGGTCCCTATCGTCAGTTGCAGGGTGTTTTCGTTGATGACCGCTTGGCTGTTCTCGTCGATACGGAAGCCATGATACACGTGATGGATGGTGCCGTCCAAAAACCGTTCTTCGGTCACTATCAGGATCGAAATAAAATCTTAGATGAATTCGCACCAGCCGCCGCGCGACAACTTATTAACGTCGTCGTCTATGCGGTGACGCACGGAAGTATCTCAGATTACAGCAACTATATTCCCGCGAGTGCCCTCGCCGATGGAGAGATAGAGAGTGCCCCGAAAAAGGCACCTAATGCTGCGAGTCAGTTGTAA
- a CDS encoding carbohydrate binding family 9 domain-containing protein has translation MKIKLDFWAVSVFASIFFLIQLSDSIRAETEIDPAHRIATAIRIKATPPQLDGVLDDEVWKTAPLHEGFRQRDPDEGEPVSQRTTFQVAYDDEAVYFGIMCYDNEPDKIVSRLVRRDDYVESDKIQILLDPHYNRQRAFSFTIYPSGSVLDGITEGGGRWGWNNAWDGVWDAKTRIHENGWAVECKIPFYMFRFSPKDKYTWGLQVEREISRRKERAHWRLIKKGAPGWLSHFGDLVGIENIKPSRHLELIPYTMGRTTLNSNADLWGGVGGDVQYGITSGITLNATINPDFGQVEADPATLNLSAYEEFFEERRPFFVKGASTFNVGNWGNQFFYSRRIGRRPGHFKIPDSATEVSRPEATTILGAAKIVGRTNSKTSFGIMEAVTAPEYAQINKKNGETHDHLIEPLTNYFVGRVTQDILEGNSRVGLITTAVNRQASNAAYIGGLDWDLKLAKERYQISGMLAASQAGELEARKSGYLANIEFEKQGGWWRLDTNFNVRSPSLDINDIGYTQRGDMMRWFYDFILKKEQPFSIFREVTFGLYGWREWNYDGVSIGRYSEVWTDGKLKNYWEYDLWVGRNLESFNDEDVWRGGTLIKNPAGWWIFTQLRTDSRKMVQLELNPIFAWDDDNKNSEKEVSLRLNIRLASNVELSIGPMYRYRIYDAQWVELVEENVNGYIHKHYVYGELTSQTLDFTTRANISFTPTLSLQFYVQPFITVGDYANFKELVEPRSYQFKPYPLKRNPDFHMRSLRGNTVLRWEFRPGSTLFLVWSQSRAIELEDVGAADLEFRPVHRLRSSFTDPGKNIFLIKCRYWFGM, from the coding sequence ATGAAAATTAAGTTGGATTTTTGGGCGGTCTCGGTGTTTGCCTCGATTTTTTTTCTGATTCAACTCTCGGACAGCATAAGGGCTGAAACAGAAATAGATCCTGCCCACAGAATTGCGACAGCTATTCGTATCAAAGCCACGCCACCCCAATTGGATGGCGTTTTAGATGATGAGGTCTGGAAAACTGCACCCCTCCATGAAGGTTTTCGTCAACGCGATCCTGATGAAGGCGAGCCGGTTTCTCAACGCACCACATTCCAAGTCGCCTATGATGATGAGGCGGTCTATTTTGGGATTATGTGTTATGATAATGAACCCGATAAAATCGTTTCCCGCCTCGTCAGACGCGACGATTACGTTGAATCCGATAAAATCCAGATTCTCCTTGATCCACACTACAATCGGCAGCGAGCCTTCTCATTTACGATCTATCCCTCCGGCTCCGTGCTGGACGGCATTACTGAAGGTGGTGGCCGGTGGGGCTGGAACAACGCCTGGGATGGGGTCTGGGACGCAAAAACTCGGATTCACGAAAATGGGTGGGCAGTAGAATGTAAAATCCCGTTCTACATGTTCCGCTTCTCTCCAAAAGACAAATACACATGGGGACTACAGGTAGAGCGGGAAATCAGCCGTAGAAAAGAGCGTGCCCACTGGCGTTTAATTAAAAAAGGGGCACCGGGGTGGCTATCGCATTTCGGGGACCTGGTAGGAATTGAGAATATCAAACCGTCTCGTCATTTGGAATTGATACCCTATACGATGGGCAGGACCACTCTGAACAGCAATGCCGATTTATGGGGGGGTGTTGGCGGCGATGTTCAATACGGCATCACTTCTGGGATTACGCTCAATGCCACGATTAATCCCGACTTTGGACAAGTAGAGGCAGATCCTGCCACTTTAAATCTCTCTGCCTACGAAGAGTTTTTTGAGGAACGCAGACCCTTTTTTGTCAAAGGGGCATCCACTTTTAACGTCGGGAATTGGGGAAATCAATTCTTTTACTCACGGCGGATCGGACGCCGCCCTGGACATTTTAAGATACCAGACAGCGCGACTGAAGTGAGCCGTCCAGAAGCAACGACGATTCTGGGTGCCGCCAAAATCGTCGGAAGAACCAACAGCAAGACCTCTTTCGGTATCATGGAGGCTGTTACCGCACCGGAGTATGCCCAGATTAATAAAAAAAATGGCGAAACCCATGATCACCTCATTGAGCCGTTGACAAACTACTTTGTAGGGCGAGTGACACAAGACATCTTGGAAGGAAATTCTCGCGTTGGGCTGATAACGACAGCAGTGAATCGACAGGCTTCCAACGCCGCTTATATAGGTGGGCTTGACTGGGACTTGAAGCTTGCAAAAGAGCGCTACCAAATAAGCGGGATGCTCGCAGCAAGCCAAGCCGGAGAATTGGAGGCACGCAAGTCGGGTTATCTTGCAAATATTGAATTTGAAAAACAGGGTGGATGGTGGCGGCTTGATACTAATTTTAATGTTCGCTCCCCAAGCTTAGACATAAATGACATAGGGTATACGCAGCGCGGTGATATGATGCGATGGTTTTATGACTTCATCCTCAAAAAGGAGCAACCCTTTAGCATTTTCCGGGAAGTCACCTTCGGTCTCTACGGTTGGCGGGAATGGAACTACGATGGTGTTAGTATCGGTCGCTACTCCGAGGTATGGACGGATGGCAAACTCAAGAACTACTGGGAGTATGATCTGTGGGTTGGACGGAATTTGGAGTCGTTTAACGACGAGGATGTCTGGCGTGGTGGGACATTGATTAAGAATCCTGCGGGATGGTGGATTTTTACCCAACTTAGAACCGATAGTCGCAAAATGGTTCAGCTTGAACTGAATCCGATTTTTGCATGGGACGATGATAATAAAAATTCTGAAAAGGAAGTCAGTCTCCGTCTGAACATTCGTCTTGCGTCGAACGTTGAACTGAGCATCGGACCGATGTATCGTTACCGAATTTATGATGCTCAGTGGGTCGAGTTAGTTGAAGAAAACGTCAATGGTTATATCCATAAACACTACGTCTATGGGGAATTAACAAGTCAAACACTTGACTTTACAACGCGCGCGAATATCAGTTTTACCCCAACGTTAAGTCTTCAATTCTATGTGCAGCCGTTCATTACTGTCGGAGACTATGCCAACTTCAAAGAGTTAGTCGAGCCGAGGTCCTATCAGTTCAAACCGTATCCGCTGAAGCGCAATCCTGATTTCCACATGCGCTCGTTGCGAGGGAATACCGTGCTTCGCTGGGAATTCCGTCCCGGAAGCACCCTATTTTTGGTTTGGTCTCAATCGCGTGCGATCGAGTTAGAGGATGTCGGAGCAGCGGACCTTGAGTTTCGACCTGTGCATCGCTTGCGAAGCAGTTTCACGGATCCTGGAAAGAATATCTTCCTGATTAAATGTCGATATTGGTTCGGCATGTGA